A stretch of the Acidobacteriota bacterium genome encodes the following:
- the moaC gene encoding cyclic pyranopterin monophosphate synthase MoaC, with amino-acid sequence MSALKYVGQRIALRKIDKSPVLSHFDAEGSVRMVDVSGKQSTARRARAQGFVQMSAVVLRQLPRNPKGNPLEIARIAGIAAAKQTSALIPLCHPLPLTHVDVQVRVVRKGKPTGVRIEATAATEAPTGVEMEALTAVSVAALTLYDMCKAVDKSITITDICLLEKSGGKSGVFRRPPSSGAGKLKKATR; translated from the coding sequence ATGAGTGCATTAAAATACGTGGGGCAGAGGATAGCGTTGCGAAAGATAGATAAATCTCCAGTACTCTCTCACTTTGATGCCGAGGGATCCGTGCGTATGGTGGACGTCTCCGGCAAGCAGTCCACGGCGCGCCGTGCACGCGCGCAAGGGTTTGTGCAGATGTCGGCGGTGGTGCTTCGGCAATTGCCGCGCAACCCCAAGGGCAATCCCCTGGAGATCGCGCGCATCGCCGGTATTGCCGCGGCCAAGCAGACTTCCGCACTGATCCCGCTCTGCCATCCGCTGCCGCTGACGCATGTGGACGTGCAAGTGCGCGTCGTGCGAAAGGGCAAGCCAACCGGGGTGCGCATCGAGGCGACTGCGGCCACTGAAGCGCCCACGGGCGTGGAGATGGAAGCACTCACGGCAGTGAGCGTGGCGGCGCTGACGTTGTACGACATGTGCAAGGCCGTTGACAAGTCCATCACAATTACCGATATTTGCTTGTTGGAAAAATCCGGAGGCAAGAGTGGAGTCTTCCGTAGACCTCCGTCGTCCGGGGCAGGCAAGCTGAAGAAGGCCACCAGATAA
- a CDS encoding molybdopterin molybdenumtransferase MoeA, with protein sequence MAVMKFQAARELVMERVRSSKLSLQTELIPLQDARTRVLAQAVSADRDLPPFPRSTRDGYAVRAADVSAIQARLRLMGQARAGVSFDGAVGAGDCVEIMTGAPLPAGANAVVMVEKTSAAGDHVLINMAVVVGENIVAQGSEARRGEALLTPGRRLGYAEIAMIAAVGLREISVYKPPTVAILPTGDEIVELDVAPGPFEIRNSNSYSLQAQTQAAGGIPVPLGIAEDREDRLREMIERGCEHDVLLLSGGVSAGKFDLVEPVLAQLGAEFYFDGVYIQPGRPLVFGRVGRTFIFGLPGNPLSTMVTFELFVRPALALLAGEMTAPLIFTRARMTRDLRRKAGLAGFLPAILEGNYYEPEVSPVEWKGSGDVVSLTRANCFLAIPEEVGELKAGEWVSVMMRH encoded by the coding sequence ATGGCTGTCATGAAATTTCAAGCCGCGCGCGAACTCGTCATGGAGCGCGTCCGCAGCTCCAAGCTCTCCCTCCAGACTGAATTGATTCCCTTGCAGGATGCTCGCACTCGCGTGCTGGCCCAGGCAGTTTCCGCTGACCGCGACCTTCCTCCATTTCCGCGATCCACTCGCGATGGCTACGCTGTCCGCGCCGCCGATGTATCGGCGATCCAGGCTCGACTGCGCCTGATGGGGCAGGCTCGCGCGGGCGTTTCATTTGATGGTGCGGTTGGCGCAGGCGATTGCGTCGAGATCATGACCGGCGCTCCCTTGCCTGCTGGAGCGAACGCAGTGGTGATGGTCGAGAAGACCAGTGCCGCTGGAGATCATGTGTTGATCAACATGGCGGTGGTCGTTGGAGAAAATATCGTTGCGCAGGGCAGTGAAGCGCGTCGCGGCGAGGCGCTCCTCACTCCCGGTCGCCGCCTCGGTTACGCCGAGATCGCCATGATCGCGGCTGTGGGATTGCGGGAGATCAGCGTATATAAACCTCCGACGGTGGCGATTCTTCCCACCGGTGATGAGATCGTCGAACTGGATGTCGCGCCCGGCCCCTTTGAGATTCGCAACAGCAACAGCTATTCGTTGCAAGCGCAGACCCAGGCGGCGGGCGGCATCCCTGTGCCGCTGGGCATTGCGGAAGATCGCGAAGATCGCCTGCGCGAAATGATTGAGCGGGGTTGTGAGCACGACGTGCTTTTGTTGAGCGGCGGCGTCTCGGCAGGCAAGTTTGATCTGGTCGAGCCGGTACTCGCGCAGCTCGGCGCGGAATTCTATTTTGACGGTGTGTATATCCAGCCCGGTCGCCCGCTGGTTTTCGGCAGAGTGGGCAGGACATTCATCTTCGGCTTGCCGGGCAATCCGCTTTCCACGATGGTGACGTTTGAGCTTTTCGTCCGCCCCGCGCTGGCGCTGCTGGCTGGCGAAATGACCGCTCCGCTCATCTTTACGCGCGCGCGGATGACCCGCGACCTGCGACGCAAAGCTGGGCTCGCGGGATTTCTCCCTGCAATACTTGAAGGGAACTACTACGAACCGGAGGTGAGTCCGGTAGAATGGAAAGGTTCCGGTGATGTGGTCAGCCTAACCCGCGCTAACTGTTTCCTGGCCATCCCGGAGGAAGTGGGCGAACTGAAGGCCGGCGAGTGGGTTTCGGTGATGATGAGGCATTGA
- a CDS encoding adenylosuccinate synthase: protein MSTVIIIGAQWGDEGKGKIVDYLANRFDIVARYSGGHNAGHTMTIGAEKFVLQLVPSGILRPGKRAVIGNGVVVDPAALLKEIDGLEARGVTVRDRLFVSDRAHLIFPYHRLIEQELENAPGRTHIGTTMKGIGPAYQDKMARLGVRVGDSLNAAIFRSLVGRVVEDRRNLLRGMGSAATIDGEAIVSDYLAMCERLRPLITDTAGLLNREIKAGKSVLMEGAQGTLLDVDHGTYPFVTSSNATAGGACTGTGIPPTSITAAVGVSKAYATRVGAGPFPSEDTGPIGEALRKGGNEFGSVTGRARRCGWIDLPVLRYSAAINGLSSLIITKLDVLDAFDEIRVCTAYELDGATVHELPASIQAWERLKPIYKTLPGWKSPTFGVTRFEDLPAQARSYMDYLECELGIEASIISTGPERDQSIVRSGTRLEQILPR, encoded by the coding sequence ATGAGCACAGTCATTATTATCGGCGCGCAGTGGGGCGATGAAGGCAAGGGCAAGATCGTCGACTATCTGGCCAACCGCTTCGACATTGTCGCGCGCTACTCCGGCGGACATAACGCCGGTCATACCATGACCATCGGCGCGGAGAAGTTCGTCCTGCAACTAGTCCCGTCCGGCATTCTGCGCCCCGGCAAAAGAGCCGTGATCGGCAACGGAGTTGTCGTTGATCCCGCCGCGCTGCTGAAGGAAATTGACGGGTTGGAGGCTCGCGGCGTCACCGTTCGCGACCGTCTGTTTGTCAGTGATCGCGCGCATCTGATATTTCCGTATCACCGCCTGATTGAGCAAGAACTTGAGAACGCGCCCGGTCGAACGCATATCGGCACCACGATGAAGGGCATCGGCCCGGCCTATCAGGACAAGATGGCGCGGCTCGGCGTTCGTGTGGGCGACAGCCTCAACGCGGCCATCTTCCGTTCGCTGGTGGGTCGTGTGGTGGAGGACCGCCGCAACCTACTGCGCGGCATGGGCAGTGCGGCCACCATCGACGGCGAGGCCATCGTGAGCGATTATCTGGCCATGTGCGAGCGCCTGCGCCCGCTCATCACCGACACTGCCGGACTGCTGAATCGTGAGATCAAGGCGGGCAAATCAGTGCTGATGGAAGGTGCGCAGGGCACGCTGCTGGATGTGGACCACGGCACTTATCCGTTTGTTACTTCCTCCAACGCCACTGCCGGCGGTGCTTGCACCGGCACAGGCATCCCGCCGACCAGCATCACGGCTGCCGTGGGTGTGTCTAAGGCTTACGCTACGCGCGTCGGCGCGGGGCCATTCCCCAGCGAAGATACCGGCCCAATCGGCGAGGCGCTGCGCAAGGGCGGCAATGAATTCGGTTCTGTAACGGGACGCGCACGGCGCTGCGGCTGGATCGATCTGCCGGTGCTGCGCTACAGCGCGGCCATCAACGGACTCAGCAGCCTGATTATCACCAAGCTCGACGTACTTGATGCCTTTGACGAAATTCGCGTCTGCACTGCATACGAGCTCGATGGCGCGACGGTTCATGAATTGCCCGCGTCCATTCAGGCCTGGGAGCGTTTGAAGCCCATCTACAAAACGCTGCCCGGATGGAAGAGCCCGACATTCGGCGTTACTCGCTTCGAAGACTTGCCCGCGCAGGCGCGCTCCTACATGGACTACCTGGAGTGTGAACTGGGTATCGAGGCCTCGATCATCTCCACCGGCCCGGAGCGCGACCAGAGCATCGTGCGCTCCGGCACGCGGCTGGAGCAGATACTGCCCCGCTGA
- the trxA gene encoding thioredoxin — MAGNILNVTDQSFDADVLKSSQPVLVDFWAAWCGPCRMIAPTVEAIAGDYIGKAVVAKMNVDENQAVPGQYGIRSIPTLLLFKDGQVRGQIVGAQGREAIESLIKQNL, encoded by the coding sequence ATGGCTGGCAATATTCTGAACGTAACGGATCAAAGTTTTGACGCGGATGTGCTGAAATCTTCCCAGCCTGTTCTGGTGGATTTCTGGGCGGCCTGGTGCGGCCCCTGCCGCATGATCGCGCCCACCGTGGAGGCGATCGCGGGAGACTACATCGGCAAAGCCGTGGTAGCCAAGATGAACGTGGATGAGAATCAGGCGGTGCCGGGCCAATATGGCATCCGTAGCATTCCGACGCTGCTGCTATTCAAGGACGGCCAGGTGCGCGGACAGATCGTCGGCGCGCAGGGCCGCGAAGCGATCGAGAGTCTGATCAAGCAGAACCTGTAA
- the glgA gene encoding glycogen synthase GlgA — MVRPNSGAPLRVLFAASEGVPFSKTGGLADVIGALPQALAARGVEVAVVLPRHRSTPSEKFRELASGVTVTLGSHQHSLRILEAPRRALKSGSVRWIFVDYPPYFDRESLYVGAGGKDYPDNPERFSLFSRAVLEVAKSIFPADVIHCHDWQAGLVPVLLRTDYVDDPELSHTRTLLTIHNLAYQGLFPPDALLRAGLSLDLFRIDGLEFFGGVSFLKGALIYADSISTVSPTYASEIQTPEFGCGLDGVLAARAGQLHGILNGADYKEWDPARDRLIAAKYGAKNLSGKAECKRDLLREFEFPETDVHAPLIGIVSRLTRQKGADLIAEVAPLLMKENLRLAVLGTGEPEYEELFRTLARDYPDRVGVRIRYDDALAHKVEAGADMFLMPSHYEPCGLNQIYSLRYGTVPVVRDIGGLSDTVEDYDPATGEGTGFRFTKYTGTAMLEAVRRALSLFRNPEGWKQIMLNGMKKDFSWARSAEAYETLYREM; from the coding sequence ATGGTCAGACCCAATTCCGGCGCGCCGCTACGCGTGCTCTTCGCCGCCTCCGAGGGCGTGCCGTTTTCGAAGACGGGCGGGCTGGCCGACGTGATCGGCGCGCTGCCTCAAGCGCTGGCTGCGCGCGGCGTGGAAGTTGCCGTGGTGCTGCCGCGACACCGGTCAACGCCAAGCGAAAAATTCAGGGAGCTGGCTTCGGGCGTAACCGTCACGCTGGGTTCGCATCAGCATTCTCTCCGTATACTGGAGGCTCCGCGACGCGCACTGAAGAGCGGCTCGGTGCGCTGGATATTCGTCGATTATCCGCCATATTTTGACCGCGAATCACTCTATGTGGGAGCAGGCGGCAAGGATTACCCCGACAATCCAGAGCGCTTCAGCCTGTTTTCGCGCGCGGTGCTGGAGGTGGCCAAGTCGATCTTTCCCGCCGATGTGATTCATTGCCACGACTGGCAGGCGGGACTCGTCCCCGTGCTGTTGCGCACGGACTACGTGGACGACCCCGAGTTGTCCCATACGCGGACTCTGCTGACCATTCACAATCTCGCCTATCAGGGATTGTTTCCGCCCGATGCGTTGCTGCGCGCCGGACTGAGCCTGGACTTGTTCCGCATCGATGGGTTGGAGTTCTTTGGGGGCGTGAGTTTTCTGAAGGGCGCGCTGATCTATGCTGACTCCATCAGCACGGTCAGCCCGACATACGCCAGCGAGATTCAGACGCCGGAGTTCGGCTGTGGCCTCGACGGCGTACTTGCCGCGCGCGCGGGCCAGTTGCATGGAATCCTGAACGGTGCGGATTACAAGGAGTGGGACCCGGCCCGCGACCGGCTCATCGCCGCTAAATATGGAGCGAAGAATCTTTCGGGCAAGGCCGAGTGCAAACGTGATTTGTTGCGCGAGTTCGAATTTCCGGAGACCGATGTCCATGCTCCGCTGATTGGCATCGTTTCCAGGCTGACGCGGCAAAAAGGCGCGGACCTGATCGCGGAAGTGGCTCCGTTGTTGATGAAGGAAAATCTGCGGCTGGCCGTACTCGGCACGGGCGAGCCAGAGTACGAAGAGTTGTTCCGCACTCTGGCGCGCGACTATCCTGACCGCGTCGGAGTTCGCATTCGCTATGACGACGCGCTGGCGCATAAGGTGGAGGCCGGTGCGGACATGTTCCTCATGCCGTCGCACTACGAGCCGTGCGGACTGAATCAGATTTACAGCCTGCGCTACGGCACAGTGCCTGTGGTACGGGACATTGGCGGCCTCTCGGACACGGTGGAGGACTATGACCCTGCGACTGGCGAGGGCACCGGGTTCCGCTTTACCAAATACACCGGCACAGCCATGCTGGAGGCGGTGCGGCGCGCCCTGTCTCTGTTTCGAAATCCCGAAGGGTGGAAGCAGATCATGTTGAACGGCATGAAAAAAGACTTCTCCTGGGCACGCTCAGCGGAGGCCTATGAAACGCTTTACCGCGAGATGTGA
- the tkt gene encoding transketolase → MAAALSTEQDRLDELSINTIRMLAVDAVEKAKSGHPGMPMGAAAMAYVLWTRFLRHNPANPKWADRDRFVLSAGHGSMLLYALLHLTGYDLPLEEIKNFRQWGSRTPGHPEHGVVPGVEATTGPLGQGFANGVGMAMTERFLASHFNRPGHVIVDHFTYAIVSDGDIMEGVASEAASLAGHLGLGKLIYLYDDNHITIDGETSLSFSEDVGMRFQAYGWHVQKVDGNDLQAVNQAISQARAETRKPSLIQARTHIGFGSPNKQDKSAAHGSALGADEIKLTKAALGWPVEPTFHIPSDALQNFRQAGGRAAAQEQGWNERFAAYASAHPELAREWAQWQTGELPEGWKTSLPQFKAADGAMATRVASGKVINALSAAIPNLMGGSADLAGSNETNIKGAADFNANAPGRVLRFGIREHGMGGVLNGMALHGGVHCFGATFLVFSDYMRASMRVAALTELPVIYVFTHDSIAVGEDGPTHQPIEHLAALRAIPNLLVIRPADATETSAAWRIALEHKHGPVALALTRQNLPTIDREKSPSADMLEKGAYTLLDAETGPLRLILLATGSEVSLAVDARKKLEAQGIGTRVVSMPCWELFLEQPLSYREEVLPQAVRARLAIETGSSFGWREFVGDAGDTLCINHYGASAPAAVVLEKFGFTVDNVVARATALLK, encoded by the coding sequence ATGGCCGCAGCCCTCAGCACTGAGCAAGACCGGCTCGACGAGCTTTCCATCAACACCATCCGCATGCTCGCCGTGGATGCCGTCGAGAAGGCCAAGTCCGGCCACCCCGGCATGCCCATGGGTGCGGCGGCGATGGCCTACGTGCTGTGGACCCGCTTCCTGCGCCACAATCCCGCGAACCCCAAATGGGCCGACCGCGACCGCTTCGTGCTCTCCGCCGGACACGGCTCGATGCTGCTCTACGCGCTGCTGCATCTCACCGGCTACGATCTGCCGCTCGAGGAAATCAAGAATTTCCGACAATGGGGCAGTCGCACTCCGGGGCATCCTGAGCACGGCGTAGTGCCCGGGGTGGAGGCCACCACCGGCCCACTGGGACAGGGTTTCGCCAACGGTGTGGGCATGGCCATGACGGAGCGATTCCTCGCCAGTCACTTCAACCGGCCCGGCCACGTCATCGTGGATCACTTCACCTACGCTATCGTCAGCGACGGCGACATCATGGAGGGTGTCGCGTCGGAGGCCGCATCACTGGCCGGACATCTCGGCCTCGGAAAATTGATTTATTTATACGATGACAACCACATCACCATTGACGGCGAGACCTCGCTGTCGTTTTCCGAAGACGTCGGCATGCGCTTTCAAGCTTACGGCTGGCATGTACAAAAAGTGGATGGCAATGACTTACAGGCGGTCAATCAAGCAATCTCGCAGGCGCGCGCGGAGACCCGCAAGCCCTCACTGATTCAGGCGCGCACACACATTGGTTTTGGTAGTCCGAACAAGCAGGACAAGTCAGCGGCACACGGCAGTGCGCTCGGCGCGGATGAAATCAAGTTGACCAAAGCCGCGCTGGGCTGGCCTGTCGAGCCGACCTTCCACATTCCATCTGACGCGTTGCAAAACTTCCGTCAGGCCGGCGGGCGTGCTGCTGCGCAGGAGCAAGGTTGGAACGAGCGATTTGCGGCATATGCATCCGCACATCCGGAGTTGGCGCGCGAGTGGGCGCAGTGGCAGACGGGTGAGTTGCCTGAGGGTTGGAAAACTTCCCTGCCTCAGTTCAAGGCAGCTGACGGCGCTATGGCCACTCGAGTGGCCTCCGGCAAAGTCATCAACGCGCTCTCCGCGGCGATCCCGAATCTGATGGGCGGCTCGGCGGATCTGGCTGGGTCGAATGAAACCAACATCAAAGGCGCGGCGGATTTTAACGCCAATGCGCCGGGGCGCGTATTGCGCTTCGGCATCCGCGAGCATGGCATGGGCGGCGTTTTGAATGGCATGGCGCTGCATGGCGGCGTTCACTGTTTTGGCGCAACCTTCCTGGTCTTCTCCGATTACATGCGCGCGTCCATGCGCGTCGCCGCGCTGACGGAGCTACCGGTGATTTACGTCTTCACGCATGACAGCATCGCGGTGGGCGAAGACGGCCCCACGCATCAGCCCATCGAGCATTTAGCCGCGCTGCGCGCCATACCCAACCTGCTGGTGATCCGCCCCGCCGATGCCACCGAGACGTCCGCCGCGTGGCGCATCGCGCTCGAACACAAACATGGCCCAGTGGCGCTTGCCTTGACGCGGCAGAATCTACCGACCATCGACCGCGAGAAATCTCCCTCCGCCGACATGTTGGAAAAGGGCGCGTATACGCTGCTGGACGCCGAGACGGGACCGCTGCGGCTGATCCTGCTGGCGACCGGCTCGGAAGTCAGTCTAGCTGTGGATGCCCGGAAGAAACTGGAAGCGCAGGGCATCGGTACTCGCGTGGTGAGTATGCCCTGTTGGGAACTGTTCCTCGAACAACCGTTATCGTATCGCGAAGAAGTGCTGCCGCAGGCGGTGCGTGCGCGGCTGGCGATTGAAACTGGCTCTTCGTTTGGCTGGCGCGAGTTTGTGGGCGATGCCGGCGACACGCTTTGCATCAATCACTATGGAGCGTCCGCCCCCGCGGCTGTGGTACTGGAAAAGTTCGGCTTCACCGTGGACAACGTGGTGGCCCGCGCGACCGCGTTGCTGAAGTAA
- the rpiB gene encoding ribose 5-phosphate isomerase B, with protein MRVVVGSDHAGFELKAPVVDYLKSLGHTPIDVGTHSTDAVDYPDSARGVAEKLRAKEADLGIMICGSGVGGSIAANKFPGVRAAVCHDMFSAHQGVEDDDMNVLCLGSRVIGRNLAMDIVKTFLGAKYSGLDRHQRRLDKVNAIEKEFGKP; from the coding sequence ATGCGTGTTGTCGTCGGATCGGATCATGCCGGCTTTGAATTGAAAGCGCCGGTGGTGGATTACTTGAAGAGTCTGGGGCACACGCCGATTGATGTGGGCACGCACTCGACCGACGCGGTGGACTATCCCGATAGCGCGCGCGGGGTGGCCGAAAAGCTACGGGCCAAGGAAGCGGACCTGGGCATCATGATCTGCGGCAGCGGCGTGGGCGGGTCGATTGCGGCCAACAAGTTTCCCGGCGTGCGCGCGGCCGTCTGCCACGACATGTTCTCCGCGCATCAGGGCGTGGAAGATGATGACATGAACGTGCTGTGCCTCGGCTCGCGCGTCATCGGTCGCAACCTGGCGATGGACATCGTGAAAACCTTCCTGGGCGCAAAGTATTCCGGCCTGGATCGGCACCAGCGGCGGCTCGACAAAGTTAACGCGATTGAAAAGGAATTCGGCAAACCTTAG
- a CDS encoding glucose-6-phosphate isomerase: MKTRPSRTSSIARKDSFPGMHWAALGPYASAVAARLKEMRATRFAQRFWAKDCGLWSTDAKAAGVVANRLGWLSVLESMRDDAGLIRAISTESRTVGFTHALLLGMGGSSLCPEVLRQTFGPQPGYPDMAVLDSTDPQAVLNAAARAPIEKTLFLVSTKSGSTIETSSFFAYFYGQLEKKVGASAGRNFVAITDPGSPLIALAAEKGFRRVYQNPADIGGRYSALSYFGLVPAALMGIDINRLLARAMSLLPYGPGAISEDNPAIQLGAILGELGLQGRNKVTLALSPEIASFGCWAEQLVAESTGKQSRGLFPVDGEPLPAPKDCEDDRVFVQMSLAGVERSDADRQLRALEKAGHPVVRIMLRNKLDIGREFLRWEIATAVASSILGVNAFDEPNVSESKANTGRLLKALASKRLPPRKAVLRASGVSVYGNMPTTVAKSREPKITMRDVIASQLRRGQAGGYLAILAYLTPSPATDHLLQRLRITLRGALGVASSVGYGPRYLHSTGQYHKGGPASGCFLLITVKSKKKVAIPGQPYGFETLIEAQALGDLEAIESRGLPALHFELSAGDTSHGLRALCQWATRAFSRKSRV; this comes from the coding sequence ATGAAAACAAGACCATCCCGCACATCGAGTATCGCCCGAAAGGACAGTTTTCCCGGAATGCACTGGGCGGCGCTCGGACCGTACGCATCCGCCGTGGCAGCCCGTCTGAAGGAGATGAGAGCGACAAGGTTCGCGCAGCGGTTTTGGGCGAAAGACTGCGGCTTGTGGAGTACAGACGCGAAGGCCGCGGGCGTGGTCGCCAATCGACTAGGCTGGCTGAGCGTGCTGGAGTCGATGCGCGACGATGCGGGCCTGATCCGCGCCATCAGCACCGAGTCCCGTACGGTGGGCTTCACCCACGCGCTGCTGTTGGGCATGGGCGGCAGCTCGCTCTGCCCCGAGGTGTTGCGACAGACGTTTGGACCTCAGCCGGGATATCCTGACATGGCCGTGCTGGACAGCACCGATCCGCAGGCCGTGCTGAACGCGGCGGCACGCGCGCCCATCGAGAAGACCCTCTTCCTGGTCTCCACCAAATCCGGATCAACCATTGAGACCTCCAGCTTCTTTGCATATTTCTACGGGCAGTTGGAGAAGAAAGTAGGAGCGTCCGCGGGCAGAAATTTTGTGGCAATCACCGACCCCGGCTCGCCGTTAATCGCCCTGGCAGCGGAGAAGGGTTTCCGGCGCGTGTATCAGAATCCTGCGGACATCGGCGGTCGCTACTCGGCCCTCTCCTATTTTGGATTGGTCCCCGCCGCATTGATGGGCATCGACATCAACCGGCTTTTGGCCCGCGCCATGTCGCTGTTGCCCTACGGACCGGGTGCGATTAGCGAAGACAACCCGGCGATTCAACTGGGCGCAATCCTCGGCGAACTGGGACTGCAGGGCCGAAATAAAGTCACGCTGGCACTCTCCCCCGAGATCGCTTCGTTTGGCTGCTGGGCGGAGCAACTGGTCGCCGAGAGTACCGGCAAGCAGAGCCGCGGACTATTCCCGGTGGATGGAGAGCCGCTGCCTGCGCCGAAGGACTGCGAAGACGACCGCGTGTTCGTCCAGATGAGTTTGGCGGGCGTCGAACGCAGCGATGCGGATCGCCAATTACGCGCGCTCGAAAAAGCCGGGCATCCCGTCGTTCGCATCATGCTGAGGAATAAGCTGGACATCGGTCGCGAGTTCTTGCGCTGGGAAATTGCCACGGCGGTGGCGTCGTCCATCTTGGGCGTGAATGCGTTCGACGAACCGAACGTCAGTGAAAGCAAGGCCAACACCGGACGACTGCTCAAGGCACTGGCAAGCAAGCGTCTCCCGCCCCGCAAAGCGGTTCTGCGCGCATCCGGCGTGAGCGTCTACGGGAATATGCCAACCACTGTTGCCAAGAGCCGGGAGCCAAAAATAACAATGCGGGATGTGATCGCCAGTCAACTGAGGCGCGGGCAAGCCGGAGGGTACTTGGCGATATTGGCATATCTGACGCCATCACCTGCAACCGACCATCTGCTGCAACGGCTACGCATCACGCTGCGTGGCGCGCTGGGCGTGGCCAGCTCCGTCGGTTACGGCCCGCGCTATCTACACTCCACCGGGCAGTATCACAAGGGAGGCCCGGCGAGCGGATGCTTCTTGCTGATAACGGTTAAGAGCAAGAAGAAAGTGGCCATTCCTGGCCAGCCCTATGGGTTTGAAACGTTGATCGAGGCGCAGGCACTTGGCGATCTGGAGGCCATCGAGAGCCGCGGTCTACCCGCCTTGCACTTTGAGCTTTCCGCCGGGGATACCTCCCATGGACTGCGCGCGTTGTGCCAGTGGGCCACTCGGGCATTCTCGAGAAAGTCCCGCGTATAA